A genomic stretch from Theobroma cacao cultivar B97-61/B2 chromosome 4, Criollo_cocoa_genome_V2, whole genome shotgun sequence includes:
- the LOC18601221 gene encoding uncharacterized protein LOC18601221, producing the protein MGRWSASLVAMTILAVGLLSISAAARPCKTFLVSSYSFSFQNPNDPSSSASSGFVTVFTEIRQLNPMPSDPKLSYDFSSLRQRSRDILSVVVALLFGVGCGALTAATMYLVWTLFSARLEYHRACLEDDESDEEFSPKKMGYVKIPAVSVKEAL; encoded by the coding sequence ATGGGGAGGTGGAGTGCGTCTCTGGTTGCGATGACAATCCTGGCGGTGGGCCTCCTCTCAATCTCAGCCGCAGCAAGACCCTGCAAGACCTTCCTCGTCTCCTCCTATTCCTTCTCTTTCCAAAACCCTAACGACCCTTCCTCCTCAGCCTCCTCCGGATTCGTCACCGTCTTCACGGAAATCCGCCAATTGAATCCCATGCCGTCCGATCCCAAGCTGTCCTACGACTTTAGCTCTCTCCGTCAACGCAGCAGGGACATTCTCAGCGTGGTCGTCGCACTCCTCTTTGGCGTCGGCTGTGGCGCTCTCACTGCCGCCACCATGTACTTGGTGTGGACCCTCTTCTCCGCCCGCTTGGAGTATCATCGCGCTTGTTTGGAGGATGATGAGAGCGATGAAGAATTTAGCCCTAAGAAGATGGGGTATGTAAAGATTCCTGCCGTTAGCGTTAAGGAAGCCCTTTGA
- the LOC18601222 gene encoding uncharacterized protein LOC18601222 produces the protein MGMSEEIGKGVEEENGNERRNRLLKMGVLSNRISREELKPGDHIYSWRHAYIYAHHGIYVGEGKVIHFTQGGGREINSGIVLDGIIFRSSPSHLSPRPCLVCGDDQSRLGGVISSCLDCFLADGDLYLFQYDVSLSFFLAKARGGTCTMAASDSSEDVLHRAFFLHRNGFGVYHIFKNNCEDFAIYCKTGLLVTTRISVGRSGQATSFLAAASAIVSSPLRYLTTSFSGLAVVGFGMYCFSRLVSDIGVRRDVEKVLVERLVRVVSDSGVQN, from the exons ATGGGAATGAGTGAAGAAATAGGGAAAGGAGTAGAAGAGGAAAATGGGAATGAGCGAAGAAATCGATTGTTGAAAATGGGAGTTTTGTCGAACAGGATTTCCAGAGAAGAGTTAAAGCCTGGCGATCACATCTACTCGTGGAGGCACGCCTACATCTATGCGCATCACG GGATATATGTAGGTGAGGGAAAGGTGATCCACTTCACTCAAGGAGGGGGGCGAGAAATCAACTCTGGTATTGTATTAGATGGTATCATTTTCAGGTCATCTCCCTCCCATCTTTCACCTCGTCCTTGCCTTGTATGTGGTGATGATCAATCAAGGCTTGGTGGTGTCATCTCTTCCTGCTTAGACTGCTTCCTAGCTGATGGCGATTTGTACCTATTCCAATATGATGtttcactttctttctttcttgccAAAGCTAGGGGAGGAACCTGTACTATGGCTGCTTCTGATTCATCAGAAGATGTTCTTCATCgtgctttctttcttcatcGGAACGGCTTTGGTGTCTACCACATTTTCAAGAACAACTGTGAAGACTTTGCAATCTATTGTAAAACTGGTCTACTAGTGACGACACGCATTAGTGTGGGTCGAAGTGGGCAGGCGACATCATTCTTAGCTGCTGCGAGTGCCATTGTTTCTTCACCACTACGATATTTGACAACTAGCTTTAGCGGCCTGGCCGTTGTAGGTTTTGGAATGTATTGTTTTAGTCGGTTGGTTTCAGACATCGGGGTTCGACGTGATGTAGAAAAAGTTCTTGTCGAAAGGCTTGTAAGGGTTGTTTCCGATTCTGGAGTACAGAATTAG